From a single Miscanthus floridulus cultivar M001 chromosome 8, ASM1932011v1, whole genome shotgun sequence genomic region:
- the LOC136473569 gene encoding cytochrome P450 CYP73A100-like: MAVSAARVAVATAVSLAVHWLLRSFLQAQHPSLGMLLPAAVFLGIAATGNAGAANAPPGPAGVPVFGNWLQVGNDLSHRFLARLSARYGPVFRLRLGVRNLVVVSDPRLATEVLHTQGVEFGSRPRNVVFDIFTANGADMVFTEYGDHWRRMRRVMTLPFFTVRVVQQYRDMWEAEMDAVVSDISADGAAQRAGFVVRRRLQLMLYNIMYRMMFDAGFDSVDDPMFVEATRFNSERSRLAQSFDYNYGDFIPILRPFLRGYLRKCKDLQTRRLAFFNNNYVEKRRKVMDTPGDKNKLRCAIDHILQAEKNGEITSENVIYIVENINVAAIETTLWSIEWALAEVVNHPVVQRKVRDEIKAVVGLDEPITESTIHSLPYLQAVIKETLRLHSPIPLLVPHMNLEEAKLGGYTIPKGSKVVVNAWWLANNPELWEKPEEFRPERFLGEEKSVDATVGGKVDFRFLPFGVGRRSCPGIILALPILALIVGKLVRSFEMVPPPGVEKLDVSEKGGQFSLHIAKHSVIAFHPVSA; this comes from the coding sequence ATGGCGGTGTCCGCGGCCAGGGTGGCCGTCGCCACGGCCGTCTCCTTAGCCGTGCACTGGCTCCTCAGGTCCTTCCTCCAGGCGCAGCACCCCTCGCTTGGCATGCTCCTCCCGGCCGCCGTCTTCCTCGGCATTGCCGCGACTGGCAACGCTGGCGCCGCCAACGCGCCGCCGGGGCCGGCGGGCGTGCCCGTGTTCGGCAACTGGCTGCAGGTGGGCAACGACCTCAGCCACCGCTTCCTGGCGCGCCTGTCCGCGCGGTACGGGCCCGTCTTCCGCCTCCGCCTCGGCGTGCGCAACCTGGTGGTCGTCTCCGACCCGCGCCTCGCCACGGAGGTGCTGCACACGCAGGGGGTGGAGTTCGGCTCCCGCCCCCGCAACGTCGTCTTCGACATCTTCACCGCCAACGGCGCCGACATGGTCTTCACCGAGTACGGCGACCACTGGCGCCGCATGCGCCGTGTCATGACGCTGCCCTTTTTCACCGTGCGCGTGGTGCAGCAGTACAGGGACATGTGGGAGGCCGAGATGGACGCCGTCGTCTCCGACATCTCCGCGGACGGCGCGGCCCAGCGCGCCGGTTTCGTCGTGCGCCGCAGGCTGCAGCTCATGCTCTACAACATCATGTACCGGATGATGTTCGACGCGGGCTTCGACTCTGTCGACGACCCCATGTTCGTGGAGGCCACCAGGTTCAACTCCGAGCGCAGCCGCCTCGCGCAGAGCTTCGACTACAACTACGGCGACTTCATCCCCATCCTGCGCCCCTTCCTGCGCGGCTACCTCAGGAAGTGCAAAGACCTGCAGACCAGGAGGCTCGCCTTCTTCAACAACAACTACGTCGAGAAGAGAAGAAAGGTCATGGACACGCCGGGGGACAAGAACAAGCTCAGGTGCGCCATCGACCACATCCTCCAGGCGGAGAAGAACGGTGAGATCACCTCGGAGAACGTCATCTACATCGTCGAGAACATCAACGTCGCGGCCATCGAGACCACGCTCTGGTCCATCGAGTGGGCGCTCGCAGAGGTCGTCAACCACCCGGTTGTGCAGCGCAAGGTCCGCGACGAGATCAAGGCCGTCGTCGGCCTCGACGAGCCCATCACAGAGTCCACCATCCACAGCCTCCCCTACCTGCAGGCCGTCATCAAGGAGACGCTGCGCCTCCACTCGCCCATCCCGCTCCTCGTCCCGCACATGAACCTCGAGGAGGCCAAGCTCGGCGGCTACACCATCCCCAAGGGCTCCAAGGTGGTGGTCAACGCATGGTGGCTGGCCAACAATCCGGAGCTGTGGGAGAAGCCCGAGGAGTTCCGGCCGGAGCGGTTCCTTGGCGAGGAGAAGAGCGTGGACGCCACCGTCGGCGGGAAGGTGGACTTCCGGTTCCTGCCGTTCGGCGTGGGCCGCCGCAGCTGCCCCGGGATCATCCTGGCGCTGCCCATCCTCGCGCTCATCGTCGGGAAGCTCGTGCGCAGCTTCGAGATGGTACCACCGCCGGGCGTGGAGAAGCTCGACGTCAGCGAGAAAGGAGGACAGTTCAGCCTGCACATTGCAAAGCACTCTGTCATTGCCTTCCACCCCGTCTCTGCATGA